Proteins encoded by one window of Agelaius phoeniceus isolate bAgePho1 chromosome 5, bAgePho1.hap1, whole genome shotgun sequence:
- the LOC129119798 gene encoding calmodulin, striated muscle, giving the protein MAERLSEEKIAEFKEAFSLFDRDGDGCITTRELGTVMRSLGQNPTEAELQDMVGEVDADGSGTIDFPEFLSLMARKMRDTDSEEEIREAFRVFDKDGNGYISAAELRHVMTNLGEKLTDEEVDEMIKEADCNNDGQVNYEEFVRMMTEK; this is encoded by the coding sequence ATGGCCGAGCGGCTGTCGGAGGAGAAAATCGCGGAATTCAAGGAAGCTTTTTCCCTCTTTGACCGCGACGGCGACGGCTGCATCACCACGCGGGAGCTGGGCACCGTCATGCGCTCGCTGGGCCAGAACCCCACCGAGGCCGAGCTGCAGGACATGGTGGGCGAGGTGGACGCCGACGGCAGCGGCACCATCGACTTCCCCGAGTTCCTGTCGCTGATGGCCAGGAAGATGAGGGACACGGACAGCGAGGAGGAGATCCGGGAGGCGTTCCGGGTGTTCGACAAGGATGGGAACGGCTACATCAGCGCGGCGGAGCTGCGGCACGTCATGACCAACCTGGGCGAGAAGCTGACGGACGAGGAGGTGGACGAGATGATCAAGGAGGCCGACTGCAACAACGACGGGCAGGTCAACTACGAGGAGTTCGTGAGGATGATGACGGAGAAGTGA